A window from Melitaea cinxia chromosome 5, ilMelCinx1.1, whole genome shotgun sequence encodes these proteins:
- the LOC123653373 gene encoding dynein light chain Tctex-type protein 2B-like, which yields MSESEVKAKSKSMLQIKSHSGIRSQMGLPNRSGSRLKVRRQSYGFSGVPGIRPVERTSQIAIEFKRPPLTHLPTYQLEPSYRFHVPLVKKISEELLDEHFTGHKYNIQESPALALRLAGELMRKIKALQFNRYRIITVVTIGQRRAQSYNNAISFLWDHERDSYVDLQREVNSAFIQVTTFGVYLD from the exons ATGTCTGAAAGCGAAGTAAAAGCCAAAAGCAAGTCAATGTTGCAAATAAAGAGTCACTCAGGCATCAGATCACAGATGGGTTTGCCAAATAGGTCTGGGAGTCGATTGAAAGTTAGAAGACAGTCTTATGGTTTCTCTGGAGTACCTGGAATAAGACCCGTGGAGCGGACATCACag ATTGCAATCGAATTTAAACGTCCGCCATTAACTCATCTTCCGACCTATCAATTAGAGCCTTCGTACCGGTTCCATGTTCCTCTCgtgaaaaaaatatctgaaGAGTTGCTGGACGAACATTTTACTGGACATAAGTACAATATACAG GAATCCCCTGCACTAGCACTTCGTTTAGCCGGTGAACTTATGCGCAAGATAAAAGCACTTCAATTTAATCGTTACCGTATCATTACTGTTGTGACTATCGGTCAAAGGCGAGCCCAGAGCTATAACAACGCTATTTCTTTTCTTTGGGATCACGAAAGAGACAGTTATGTTGACCTTCAGAGAGAGGTCAATAGTGCGTTTATTCAAGTTACAACCTTTGGAGTATATTTAGATTAA